A single region of the Thermoanaerobacterium aotearoense genome encodes:
- the aspS gene encoding aspartate--tRNA ligase, with protein MGEQLAGMKRTHMCGELTINDVGKNVVVMGWVQRRRDLGGLIFLELRDRTGLIQIVFSEQLSKEAFDKAQHVRNEYVLAASGKVVKRSEENVNPNLETGNIEIYVNEFKILSKAETPPFMVEDRNNVSEAIRLKYRYLDLRRPSMQKILLTRYKITRIVRDFLDKNGFIDIETPLLIKSTPEGARDYLVPSRVQPGKFFALPQSPQIFKQLLMISGFDRYYQIAKCLRDEDLRADRQPEFTQIDMEMSFVEEDDVIALNEKMIARIFKEILDIDLEVPFKRISWQEAMDRFGSDKPDLRFGMELKNLSSIFVDSEFKVFKDAIDNGGSVRAINVKGAASIPRRQLDELVEYVKTYKAKGLVWIQMSDDGPKSQISKFLKEDELTQVLNTMEAEKGDLILIVADRNNMIVYDALGHLRLEMGRRYNLIDENKYEFLWVVDFPLLEYSEEEKRYVAMHHPFTAPKDEDIEMLDKNPGQVRAKAYDIVLNGMEIGGGSIRIHDTELQKKMFKVLGFTDEDAEARFGFLLNAFKYGAPPHGGIAYGLDRLTMILTGTDNIRDVIAFPKTQNACDLMSDAPSEVSKEQLEELHIKVDL; from the coding sequence ATGGGAGAGCAATTAGCAGGCATGAAAAGAACACATATGTGCGGAGAACTTACGATTAACGATGTTGGGAAAAATGTCGTCGTTATGGGATGGGTTCAGAGAAGAAGAGATCTTGGAGGACTCATATTTTTAGAATTGCGTGATAGGACTGGGCTTATACAGATTGTATTTAGTGAGCAGCTTTCAAAAGAAGCATTTGATAAAGCACAGCATGTGAGAAATGAATATGTTTTGGCTGCATCAGGCAAAGTTGTAAAAAGGTCTGAAGAAAATGTGAATCCAAATCTTGAAACTGGAAACATAGAAATTTACGTAAACGAATTTAAGATTTTAAGCAAAGCTGAAACACCACCATTTATGGTGGAGGATAGAAACAATGTATCCGAGGCGATTAGATTAAAGTACAGATATTTGGATTTAAGAAGACCATCGATGCAGAAAATTTTGCTTACAAGGTATAAGATAACAAGAATTGTGAGAGACTTTTTAGATAAAAACGGCTTTATTGACATAGAGACACCGCTTCTCATAAAAAGCACTCCGGAAGGAGCCAGAGATTATCTCGTTCCAAGTAGAGTGCAGCCTGGTAAATTTTTTGCGTTGCCACAATCGCCGCAGATATTTAAGCAGCTTTTGATGATATCGGGGTTTGATAGGTACTATCAGATTGCAAAATGCTTAAGAGATGAGGATTTAAGGGCAGATAGACAGCCTGAGTTTACTCAAATTGATATGGAGATGTCGTTTGTTGAAGAAGATGATGTTATTGCTCTTAATGAAAAGATGATAGCACGTATATTTAAAGAAATATTGGATATAGATTTGGAAGTGCCATTTAAGAGAATTTCTTGGCAGGAAGCAATGGACAGGTTTGGCTCTGATAAGCCTGATTTAAGATTTGGAATGGAGTTAAAAAATCTTTCATCAATATTTGTGGATTCTGAATTTAAAGTCTTTAAAGATGCAATAGACAATGGTGGTTCTGTAAGGGCAATAAATGTGAAAGGTGCAGCATCTATCCCCAGAAGGCAATTAGATGAGCTTGTGGAATATGTAAAAACATATAAGGCAAAGGGACTTGTGTGGATACAGATGTCAGATGATGGGCCAAAATCTCAAATATCGAAATTTCTAAAAGAAGATGAATTGACACAGGTCTTAAACACGATGGAGGCAGAAAAAGGCGATTTGATATTGATAGTGGCTGACAGAAACAATATGATAGTTTACGATGCTTTAGGCCATTTAAGATTGGAAATGGGGAGAAGATATAATCTCATCGACGAGAACAAATATGAATTTTTGTGGGTTGTAGATTTTCCATTGTTGGAGTACAGTGAAGAAGAAAAAAGATATGTTGCGATGCACCACCCGTTTACTGCTCCAAAAGATGAGGATATAGAAATGCTTGACAAAAATCCTGGACAAGTAAGAGCAAAAGCGTATGACATTGTATTAAATGGCATGGAAATAGGTGGCGGCAGTATTAGAATACACGATACAGAGTTGCAAAAAAAGATGTTTAAAGTGCTGGGATTCACCGATGAGGATGCTGAAGCACGATTTGGGTTTTTGCTGAATGCTTTTAAATATGGAGCACCGCCACATGGTGGTATCGCATATGGGCTTGATAGATTGACAATGATACTTACAGGTACAGATAACATAAGAGATGTTATCGCATTTCCAAAGACTCAGAATGCGTGCGATCTTATGTCGGATGCGCCATCTGAAGTGTCGAAAGAGCAATTGGAGGAATTGCACATAAAGGTTGACCTATAA
- a CDS encoding ATP-grasp domain-containing protein, whose protein sequence is MQADNYVLFVSISKYLDYYVNLVHRLGHKVILLSRKIDMDALIMVDIPVEIELNDKELVMQKVKELRNKFNICAVFTTNEYRVPLAKEIAVLLGLAHPADLDAVLKCRNKKLTREKLADKRISPVRYQVVTCSCSAKKFASEIGYPVVVKPSNDSGSRDVFCCRNEAELIEAFNIITNTKVNHVNEKLDSDIIVEEFLEGPEFSVEAGTDDEKTVIYSITAKMTTPLPYAVEIGHLSPARLEPLIKQQIEDLVRQAIDAIGLRRCVTHTEVKFTPNGPRIVEVNARPGGDEIPRLVHLTTGYDIRQIALYLALGYSLEEMPRDSIVARSAAIRFFTSEMDGEVMKFYPDNIKDNSHVLELEFYVSPGDYVTKTVDNFSRLGHIICYDPDGEMADQLVNALAEQVQIIINPKAKGGCIC, encoded by the coding sequence ATGCAAGCTGATAATTATGTATTGTTTGTTTCCATTAGTAAATATTTGGATTATTATGTCAACCTTGTTCATCGGTTAGGGCATAAAGTTATTCTTTTAAGCAGAAAAATAGATATGGATGCATTGATAATGGTAGATATTCCTGTAGAAATTGAATTAAATGATAAGGAATTAGTGATGCAAAAAGTCAAAGAACTGCGAAACAAGTTCAATATTTGTGCTGTGTTTACAACAAATGAGTACCGTGTTCCTCTAGCAAAGGAGATTGCTGTGTTGCTTGGTTTGGCACATCCTGCCGATCTTGATGCAGTCTTGAAATGCCGCAATAAGAAACTTACAAGGGAAAAGTTAGCAGATAAAAGAATTTCACCTGTTAGGTATCAAGTCGTGACTTGTAGTTGTAGTGCAAAAAAGTTTGCGTCGGAAATTGGTTATCCCGTCGTTGTAAAGCCTTCTAATGATTCTGGAAGTCGCGACGTATTTTGTTGCCGAAATGAGGCTGAACTAATAGAGGCATTTAATATTATTACCAATACTAAAGTAAATCATGTAAATGAAAAGCTTGATTCAGACATTATAGTAGAAGAGTTTTTAGAAGGTCCAGAATTTAGTGTGGAGGCTGGAACTGATGATGAGAAAACGGTTATATATTCGATTACTGCTAAAATGACAACTCCTCTCCCTTATGCTGTAGAGATTGGTCATCTAAGCCCTGCTAGATTAGAGCCTCTTATAAAGCAACAAATTGAGGATCTGGTTAGGCAGGCCATAGATGCTATAGGTCTTAGAAGATGTGTAACACATACGGAAGTCAAATTTACGCCTAATGGGCCCAGGATTGTTGAAGTCAATGCTCGTCCGGGAGGTGATGAAATACCACGACTTGTACATCTTACTACAGGTTACGATATTCGTCAGATTGCACTTTACTTGGCTTTAGGGTACAGTCTTGAGGAAATGCCTCGTGATTCCATTGTGGCAAGATCGGCAGCAATTCGTTTTTTTACCAGTGAGATGGATGGTGAAGTTATGAAATTTTATCCTGACAATATAAAAGATAATAGCCATGTTTTGGAGTTGGAGTTTTATGTTAGTCCTGGTGACTATGTTACAAAAACAGTCGATAATTTTTCACGTTTAGGCCATATTATTTGTTATGACCCAGATGGGGAGATGGCAGATCAGCTTGTTAATGCATTGGCTGAGCAAGTACAAATTATTATAAATCCAAAAGCAAAAGGAGGATGTATATGTTAA
- the tkt gene encoding transketolase, protein MNRIDELAINTIRILSIEQVQKANSGHPGMPMGSAPMAYTLWAKYLKHSPRNPKWAGRDRFILSAGHGSALLYSLLHLFGYGLTIEDLKNFRQWQSLTPGHPEYGHTPGVEITTGPLGQGISNAVGMAIAETYMASKFNRPGYDIVDNYTYAIVGDGCLMEGISSEACSLAGTLKLGKLIALYDSNNISIEGGTDIAFTEDVGKRFEAYGWQVIKVDDGNDVEKIGKAIEEAKADKERPSLIIVKTVIGYGCPEKQGKASAHGEPLGDKNVEATKKFLGWEYEEEFYVPDEVRKHFENIIEELNKEEEKWNRMFENYRKEYPELAEEWDKWHSEKLPVDLVADEGLWNFKAKTATRSSSGDVLNYLVKLVPNLIGGSADLAPSTKTYTKDRGDYSSQNRGGSNFHFGVREHAMAAIANGMAAYGGIIPYVSTFLVFSDYMKGAVRLSALMKLPVIYVFTHDSIGVGEDGPTHEPIEHLPMLRSIPNLTVIRPADSKEVSAAWCYALNKKDGPTALILTRQNLPVYDETSKDALKGGYVLCDAEDGNPDLILLASGSEVSLIYEAYKLLKEKGVKARVVSMPSMEIFDTQPDEYKKTVLPDNVRARIAVEAASTMSWYKYVGLDGCVIGLDHFGASAPGEILFREFGFTVENVVNKALELLK, encoded by the coding sequence ATGAACAGGATTGATGAATTAGCAATTAATACTATACGTATACTATCAATTGAACAGGTGCAAAAGGCGAACTCCGGACATCCAGGTATGCCAATGGGTTCTGCTCCAATGGCATATACATTGTGGGCCAAATATTTAAAGCACAGTCCAAGAAATCCTAAATGGGCTGGGAGAGATAGATTTATACTATCTGCTGGACATGGTTCTGCGCTTTTATATTCACTGTTGCATCTCTTTGGCTATGGACTTACAATAGAAGATCTTAAAAATTTTAGGCAATGGCAGAGCTTGACTCCAGGGCATCCAGAATACGGACATACACCAGGTGTTGAAATCACCACAGGGCCATTGGGGCAAGGTATTTCAAATGCTGTTGGCATGGCAATCGCTGAGACTTACATGGCAAGCAAATTCAACCGCCCAGGGTATGATATAGTAGACAATTATACATATGCTATAGTTGGCGATGGATGCCTTATGGAGGGTATTTCATCTGAAGCATGTTCTTTAGCTGGAACGTTAAAGCTTGGCAAGCTGATAGCATTGTATGATTCAAATAATATTTCCATAGAAGGTGGTACTGACATTGCATTTACAGAAGACGTCGGCAAAAGATTTGAAGCATATGGCTGGCAAGTGATAAAAGTAGATGACGGAAATGATGTAGAAAAGATAGGAAAAGCTATTGAAGAAGCAAAAGCGGATAAGGAGAGGCCGTCGCTTATCATAGTAAAGACGGTGATTGGATACGGCTGCCCAGAGAAGCAAGGCAAAGCTTCAGCACATGGAGAGCCGCTTGGAGATAAAAATGTAGAGGCAACTAAAAAGTTTTTAGGATGGGAATACGAGGAGGAATTCTATGTTCCTGATGAAGTGCGTAAACACTTCGAGAATATCATAGAAGAATTAAACAAAGAAGAAGAAAAATGGAATAGAATGTTTGAAAATTACAGAAAAGAATATCCTGAATTGGCAGAAGAATGGGATAAATGGCACAGTGAGAAATTGCCGGTTGATTTAGTCGCTGATGAAGGCCTTTGGAACTTTAAAGCAAAGACAGCTACAAGGTCCTCATCTGGAGATGTTTTGAATTATTTGGTTAAGCTTGTCCCAAATCTGATCGGTGGTTCTGCAGATCTTGCTCCATCCACAAAGACTTATACAAAAGATAGAGGCGATTATAGCAGCCAAAACAGAGGTGGCTCCAATTTCCACTTTGGCGTTAGAGAACATGCAATGGCAGCAATTGCAAATGGAATGGCCGCTTATGGAGGAATTATACCTTATGTATCTACATTCCTTGTATTCAGTGATTATATGAAAGGTGCTGTAAGGTTGTCTGCATTGATGAAGCTTCCTGTGATTTACGTATTTACTCATGACAGCATTGGCGTTGGTGAGGATGGTCCAACACATGAGCCGATAGAACATTTGCCAATGTTAAGAAGCATTCCAAACTTGACGGTTATAAGACCTGCAGATTCAAAAGAAGTATCTGCTGCATGGTGTTATGCTCTTAACAAAAAAGACGGTCCAACAGCATTGATATTGACAAGGCAAAATCTTCCTGTATACGACGAGACGTCAAAAGATGCTCTAAAAGGCGGATATGTATTGTGTGATGCAGAAGATGGAAATCCTGATTTGATATTATTGGCCAGTGGTTCAGAGGTCAGCTTGATCTACGAAGCATACAAACTGCTTAAAGAGAAAGGTGTTAAAGCGAGGGTAGTAAGTATGCCTTCGATGGAGATATTTGATACGCAACCAGATGAATACAAAAAAACAGTGCTTCCTGATAATGTAAGAGCCAGAATTGCAGTAGAGGCTGCAAGCACTATGAGCTGGTATAAATACGTTGGACTTGACGGATGTGTAATTGGACTTGACCATTTTGGAGCATCTGCACCTGGTGAAATACTCTTTAGAGAATTTGGGTTCACTGTTGAAAATGTCGTCAACAAGGCATTAGAGCTATTAAAATGA
- the hisS gene encoding histidine--tRNA ligase produces MLTKAPRGTKDVLPSEVYKWHYLENMIKEICADFGFKEIRTPGFEHTELFLRGVGESTDIVRKEMYTFNDKGGRSITLKPEGTSPAVRAFVEHNLYAESMPVKLYYITPVYRYERPQSGRLREHHQFGIEMFGSHDALADAEVISVAMTLFKRLGLKNLELNINSIGCPNCRKEYNEALKEFLGENIENLCDDCKERYKINPMRVLDCKVENCKKILKDAPLMLNYLCDDCKDHFENLKSYLKEAGFSFVVNPKIVRGLDYYTKTAFEIISNDIGAQGTVCGGGRYDGLVEECGGPSIPGVGFGLGLERLLLTLENSGIEIPVPKRPDLFVCTVGDEAKKYAFSMATKLRSLGISVEIDNMGRSLKAQMKYANKLNVRYTIILGEDEVKNNKVKLKNMDTGEENTIEIDKIYDKISE; encoded by the coding sequence ATGCTTACAAAAGCACCAAGAGGAACAAAGGATGTACTGCCATCGGAAGTCTATAAATGGCATTATTTAGAAAATATGATTAAAGAAATATGTGCTGATTTTGGATTTAAAGAAATCAGGACACCTGGATTTGAACACACAGAGCTATTTTTAAGAGGTGTTGGTGAATCAACCGATATTGTCAGAAAAGAAATGTATACATTTAATGACAAAGGCGGAAGAAGTATTACTTTAAAACCTGAGGGGACGTCGCCTGCTGTAAGAGCATTTGTTGAACACAATCTGTATGCAGAGTCAATGCCAGTTAAGCTTTACTACATAACACCAGTTTATAGATACGAAAGGCCTCAATCCGGAAGGCTTAGGGAACATCACCAATTTGGAATAGAAATGTTTGGTTCACATGATGCATTGGCTGATGCTGAAGTAATCAGTGTTGCCATGACTTTATTTAAAAGATTAGGACTTAAAAATTTGGAGCTAAATATCAACAGCATTGGATGTCCTAATTGCAGAAAAGAGTATAACGAAGCATTAAAGGAATTTTTAGGAGAAAATATTGAAAATTTATGTGATGATTGCAAGGAAAGATATAAGATAAATCCGATGAGAGTTCTTGATTGCAAAGTTGAGAATTGTAAAAAAATATTGAAGGATGCACCTTTGATGCTTAACTACCTTTGTGATGATTGCAAAGACCATTTCGAAAATCTTAAATCTTATTTAAAAGAGGCGGGATTTAGCTTTGTTGTCAATCCTAAGATAGTCAGAGGACTTGACTACTATACTAAGACAGCTTTTGAAATAATATCGAACGATATCGGTGCACAAGGTACCGTTTGCGGCGGAGGAAGATACGACGGATTGGTAGAAGAATGTGGAGGCCCTTCTATACCTGGTGTAGGGTTTGGATTGGGACTTGAACGTTTGTTACTTACGCTTGAGAACAGCGGTATTGAAATACCCGTTCCAAAACGTCCAGATCTTTTCGTATGCACAGTCGGGGATGAAGCAAAAAAATATGCGTTTTCTATGGCTACAAAACTTAGAAGTTTAGGAATTTCAGTTGAAATAGATAATATGGGAAGAAGCCTAAAAGCGCAGATGAAATACGCTAACAAACTAAATGTAAGGTATACGATAATTTTAGGTGAAGACGAAGTTAAGAACAATAAGGTGAAACTGAAAAACATGGACACTGGAGAAGAAAATACAATTGAGATTGATAAAATTTATGATAAAATATCAGAATAG
- the uppS gene encoding polyprenyl diphosphate synthase — MYRIPNHIGIIPDGNRRWAQNRNMPKEAGYSYGLEPGITLYKMCREIGVKELTFYGFTQDNTKRPSVQTEAFKRACIDAVKMLEKEDADLLVIGNYNSPMFPQELLPYCKRKKIGSGKMKVNFLVNYGWQWDLNNALKALSSGEKSDILDLISSKEISRIDLIIRWGGRRRLSGFLPVQSIYSDFYVIDDYWPDFKPQHFYDALEWYSKQDITLGG; from the coding sequence ATGTATCGAATTCCTAATCATATTGGTATTATACCTGATGGAAATAGGCGCTGGGCACAAAATAGAAATATGCCTAAAGAAGCTGGATATTCATACGGTTTAGAACCGGGAATAACATTGTATAAGATGTGCAGAGAGATTGGCGTCAAAGAATTAACTTTCTATGGATTTACGCAAGATAACACAAAGCGACCTTCTGTTCAAACAGAAGCATTTAAAAGAGCGTGCATTGATGCCGTTAAAATGCTTGAAAAAGAAGATGCAGATCTTTTAGTCATAGGAAACTATAATTCTCCTATGTTTCCGCAAGAATTGCTGCCGTATTGTAAACGAAAAAAGATTGGCAGTGGAAAGATGAAAGTCAATTTTCTTGTCAATTATGGATGGCAGTGGGATTTGAACAATGCATTGAAAGCTTTAAGCAGTGGTGAAAAAAGCGATATATTAGATCTAATTTCATCAAAAGAAATATCGCGAATAGATTTAATCATAAGGTGGGGTGGCAGAAGGAGGTTAAGCGGATTTTTGCCTGTCCAGTCGATATATTCCGATTTTTATGTGATTGATGATTATTGGCCGGATTTCAAGCCTCAACATTTTTACGATGCCCTTGAATGGTATTCAAAACAAGATATTACACTTGGTGGATAA
- a CDS encoding RluA family pseudouridine synthase has product MNIADTLNIIAEKDDEDKRIDSFLASEVDFTRSYLKKLILDGLVKVNGAPVKPNYKIKEGDTIDVNIPEAEEIDLKPENIPLDIIYEDDDIIVVNKPQGMVVHPAPGNLSGTLVNALLYHCTNLSGINGELRPGIVHRLDKDTSGVMVVAKNDKAHLELSNQIKNRTILKKYLAIVEGVIKSDEGAVEAPIGRDHIERKKMAVVKDGRYALTLYRVLERYKNNSLVEAVIKTGRTHQIRVHMAYIGHPIVGDEVYGYKKQRFNLSGQALHSKLLGLMHPSKKIYMEFEAPVPDYFEKLMKVLKEKQ; this is encoded by the coding sequence ATGAATATAGCTGATACTTTAAACATAATCGCAGAAAAAGATGATGAAGATAAAAGAATAGATTCTTTTTTAGCTTCAGAAGTAGATTTTACAAGATCGTATTTGAAAAAATTGATATTGGATGGACTTGTTAAAGTCAATGGTGCACCAGTGAAGCCTAATTATAAGATAAAGGAAGGCGATACAATAGACGTAAATATACCTGAAGCAGAAGAAATAGACTTAAAGCCAGAGAACATTCCTCTTGATATTATTTACGAAGATGATGATATAATTGTTGTAAACAAGCCTCAAGGCATGGTGGTTCACCCTGCTCCTGGCAATTTAAGCGGTACACTTGTCAATGCGCTTTTGTACCATTGCACGAATTTGTCAGGCATAAATGGAGAGTTGAGGCCAGGGATTGTTCACAGACTTGATAAAGATACTTCTGGTGTAATGGTCGTTGCCAAAAATGACAAAGCTCATTTGGAACTTTCAAATCAAATAAAAAATAGGACTATTTTAAAAAAATATTTAGCGATCGTTGAGGGAGTAATTAAAAGCGATGAAGGAGCTGTAGAGGCTCCAATAGGAAGAGATCATATTGAGAGAAAAAAGATGGCTGTTGTAAAAGATGGACGTTATGCTTTAACATTGTACAGAGTCCTCGAAAGGTACAAAAACAATTCTCTTGTAGAAGCGGTAATAAAAACCGGTCGTACTCATCAGATTAGAGTTCACATGGCATATATTGGACATCCAATTGTAGGTGATGAAGTTTACGGATATAAAAAACAGAGATTTAATCTTTCGGGTCAGGCACTACATTCAAAACTTTTAGGCTTAATGCATCCGTCTAAGAAAATTTATATGGAATTTGAGGCGCCGGTCCCTGACTATTTTGAAAAGTTAATGAAAGTATTAAAAGAAAAGCAGTAG
- the trxA gene encoding thioredoxin encodes MAEVTITKDNFQEEVVNSNIPVLVDFWAEWCGPCRMVSPIIEELAEDYEGKVKVGKINVDEENELAMQFRIMSIPTIALFKDGKMVDKIIGARPKSDFEDFINRNI; translated from the coding sequence ATGGCTGAAGTTACAATAACAAAAGATAATTTTCAGGAAGAAGTTGTTAATTCGAATATACCAGTATTGGTAGACTTCTGGGCTGAGTGGTGTGGTCCATGCAGGATGGTATCACCTATAATAGAAGAGTTAGCTGAAGATTATGAAGGGAAAGTGAAAGTTGGCAAAATCAATGTTGATGAAGAAAACGAGCTTGCAATGCAATTTAGAATAATGAGCATTCCTACGATAGCCCTTTTCAAAGACGGCAAAATGGTGGATAAAATCATAGGCGCAAGGCCAAAATCTGATTTTGAAGATTTTATAAATAGGAACATATAA
- the lspA gene encoding signal peptidase II, with the protein MELITVILAILIDQISKYFVVRYLKPIGTFPIIDNVFNFTYVENKGAAFGILQNKTLLFIIITIIVGTILVYSIIKVPSSTFYKFTLSMILGGAIGNLIDRVRLGYVVDFIDFKFFPAVFNLADSMIVVGAILLCYTLILKREN; encoded by the coding sequence TTGGAACTAATTACTGTCATTTTAGCTATTTTAATTGACCAAATTTCAAAATATTTTGTGGTGAGATATTTAAAACCCATTGGAACTTTTCCTATAATAGACAATGTTTTTAATTTTACATATGTTGAAAACAAAGGGGCTGCTTTTGGAATATTGCAAAATAAAACATTGTTGTTTATAATAATAACGATTATTGTTGGAACAATATTGGTATACTCAATTATAAAAGTACCCAGCAGTACATTTTATAAATTTACTTTGTCCATGATTCTTGGGGGAGCTATTGGAAATTTGATTGATAGAGTTAGATTAGGGTATGTTGTAGATTTCATTGATTTTAAGTTTTTTCCAGCAGTATTTAACTTGGCTGATTCCATGATAGTAGTAGGAGCCATATTGTTATGCTATACCTTGATATTAAAAAGAGAAAATTAA
- a CDS encoding tRNA threonylcarbamoyladenosine dehydratase, whose protein sequence is MLHAFSRTELLIGKDNLDKLKRSTVAVFGMGGVGSYTAEALARSGIGRLVIVDDDTVCLTNINRQIHATRKTVGKPKVEVMKERLLEINPKLEVTAYQTFYSSENSNMLLSPDYDYVVDAIDTVSSKIDLVVKCNDMGIPIISCMGAANKMDPTKFEVADIYDTSICPLAKVMRYELRKRGIKSLKVVYSKEKPIKPLLDVETCKEQCICTNKERTCVKRRQIPGSVSFVPPVAGFILAGEVIKDILGYK, encoded by the coding sequence TTGCTACACGCTTTTTCGAGAACAGAATTATTAATAGGAAAAGATAATTTAGATAAATTAAAAAGATCTACTGTCGCTGTTTTTGGAATGGGCGGCGTAGGCTCGTACACAGCAGAAGCTTTAGCAAGAAGCGGCATCGGGAGATTAGTAATAGTAGACGATGACACAGTCTGCTTAACTAACATAAATAGACAAATACATGCAACAAGAAAAACAGTTGGCAAGCCGAAAGTTGAAGTGATGAAAGAAAGACTTTTAGAAATAAATCCTAAACTTGAAGTTACTGCTTATCAAACATTTTATAGCAGCGAAAACAGCAATATGCTATTATCTCCTGATTATGATTATGTCGTTGATGCAATTGACACAGTATCGTCAAAGATAGATCTTGTTGTAAAATGCAATGATATGGGTATTCCAATAATAAGCTGTATGGGTGCAGCTAATAAAATGGATCCTACAAAATTTGAAGTGGCTGATATATACGATACGAGCATATGTCCACTTGCAAAAGTCATGAGGTATGAATTGAGAAAACGCGGTATAAAATCGCTAAAAGTAGTTTATTCTAAAGAAAAGCCTATAAAACCTCTGTTAGATGTGGAAACATGTAAAGAACAGTGTATATGCACAAATAAAGAGAGAACTTGTGTCAAAAGAAGACAGATACCAGGCAGTGTATCTTTTGTGCCGCCTGTAGCTGGTTTTATTTTGGCAGGTGAAGTCATAAAGGATATACTTGGGTACAAGTGA
- a CDS encoding metal-sensitive transcriptional regulator: MNSYQDEKDDLLRRLKKIEGQIKGIQKMIEKDIYCVDVLIQVAAVRSAINSVGKILLKSHTLGCVKDAINTEKQDDMIDELVETFMKFMK; the protein is encoded by the coding sequence ATGAATTCGTATCAAGATGAGAAAGACGATTTGCTAAGAAGGCTAAAAAAAATCGAAGGACAAATAAAGGGAATACAGAAAATGATAGAAAAAGACATATATTGCGTAGATGTCTTGATTCAAGTTGCTGCCGTAAGATCAGCTATAAATAGCGTAGGTAAAATATTGCTTAAAAGTCATACTCTTGGATGTGTGAAAGATGCCATAAACACTGAAAAGCAAGATGATATGATTGACGAGCTTGTTGAGACATTCATGAAATTTATGAAATGA